In Vanrija pseudolonga chromosome 4, complete sequence, a single window of DNA contains:
- the OPT8 gene encoding Oligopeptide transporter 8 yields MAELHGRPPANGVPHEDRGTGPFPDVLSDTQVLGHNEKTQPDDYLDADPSKEKIPDVETESQNSDAHVIKTGADAANFLLSIRDDGDPACTVRSLVLGTAVSAFQATMNQIYQFKPTSVTISGTFIVLIIWFLGRFWAWALPRGDRLHTRWIERHGDSEQKPWWLTLAILVNPGPFQLKEHAVAAIMASSASSGAAAVSVFTVQKLFYNTGLNAVTVILATLSIGLFGYGLTGIYRPITVWHVESVYWTNIPTVKILQALHWNDLKDSKPLRWFWYSFTGMSIYEFFPAYIMPWLNSVSIPCLASMNATGATAKALTNVFGGSLNNEGMGIFNFSLDWQYITSSAATMPLKLQANFAAGIVICYIAMATVYYTDTWGAKAQPFMSTSLRTAAGGRYVASSVFVDGILSETKLEQVGLPHLAGTFVWGLLTATMAIGALIGHIILFWGADILESFKKLRRNEIEDRHHQVMVESYKEAPWWWFTIVLVVSFVLGIVVVVVEDLTLPVWGYIAALTLGIFIAPFSSILYARFGTGIATNVLMKMVAGVTHPGRPIANLYFGSWSHTVISQSLNLASDLKMGEYLKIPPRVMFLTQVWGTVFGAFINYVVMVSIVNQHHDLLVNSDGNSAWSGYYFQAMNNQAATWALAKYLYSAGKPYFLVPVGLAIGFGICLLHRIIVRFKPTVFGFDLREINTPQVLAYSGVLGYGATQTCVIWTMLTVGFLFQFYFRNYHPRFFKDYSYLVVAGFDGGSLFILFILSFAVFGAGGPQKPFPNWWGNPATGYPDHCPVGN; encoded by the exons ATGGCAGAACTCCACGGTCGTCCCCCTGCGAACGGCGTCCCGCACGAGGACCGCGGCACTGGGCCCTTCCCCGATGTCTTGAGCGACACTCAGGTCCTCGGTCACAACGAAAAGACGCAGCCCGACGActacctcgacgccgacccgtCAAAGGAGAAGATCCCCGACGTCGAAACCGAATCCCAAAACTCTGACGCCCATGTCATCAAGACTGGCGCCGATGCGGCCAACTTCTTGCTGTCGatccgcgacgacggggaccCAGCGTGCACTGTCCgctccctcgtcctcggcaccgccgtGTCCGCGTTCCAAGCGACCATGAACCAGATTTACCAA TTCAAACCAACATCCGTGACCATCTCCGGTACTTTCATCGTTCTCATCATCTGGTTCCTCGGCCGTTTTTGGGCATGGGCACTCCCGCGCGGGGACAGACTCCACACTCGTTGGATTGAACGCCACGGAGACAGCGAACAGAAGCCGTGGTGGCTCACACTCGCCATTCTCGTCAACCCAGGCCCATTCCAACTCAAGGaacacgccgtcgccgccatcatGGCATCGTCCGCGTCCAGTGGCGCGGCAGCCGTCTCCGTCTTCACCGTTCAAAAGCTGTTCTACAACACTGGACTCAACGCTGTCACTGTCATTCTGGCCACCCTCTCCATCGGCCTGTTTGGATACGGCTTGACCGGTATCTACCGTCCCATCACCGTCTGGCATGTCGAGTCAGTCTACTGGACCAACATTCCAACGGTCAAAATCCTTCAAGCGCTACACTGGAACGACCTCAAAGACTCCAAACCCCTAAGATGGTTCTGGTACTCGTTCACAGGCATGTCGATCTACGAATTCTTCCCCGCCTACATTATGCCGTGGCTCAACTCGGTGTCCATCCCATGCCTCGCGTCTATGAACGCCACCGGAGCAACGGCGAAGGCACTAACCAACGTATTCGGTGGCTCTCTGAACAACGAAGGCATGGGCATCTTCAACTTCTCCCTAGACTGGCAATACATCACTTCCAG cgccgccacgaTGCCCCTCAAGCTGCAGGCCAACTTTGCCGCGGGTATTGTCATCTGTTACATAGCCATGGCGACGGTTTACTACACCGACACGTGGGGCGCCAAGGCCCAGCCCTTCATGTCTACCTCGCTTCGCACGGCAGCAGGTGGGCGTTACGTTGCGTCGTCCGTCTTCGTCGATGGCATCCTCAGCGAGACCAAACTAGAGCAAGTCGGGTTGCCTCACCTCGCTGGAACGTTCGTCTGGGGTCTCCTCACCGCGACAATGGCTATCGGAGCCCTCATCGGCCACATTATCCTCTTCTGGGGAGCCGACATCCTGGAAAGCTTCAAGAAGCTTCGCCGAAACGAGATTGAAGACCGACACCACCAGGTGATGGTCGAAAGCTACAAAGAAGCGCCCTGGTGGTGGTTTACcattgtcctcgtcgtgTCCTTTGTCCttggcatcgtcgtcgtcgttgtcgaggacCTCACCTTGCCCGTGTGGGGCTACATCGCggccctcaccctcggcaTCTTTATCGCCCCATTCTCCTCCATCCTCTACGCTCGCTTCGGTACCGGTATCGCCACAAACGTCCTCATGAAGATGGTCGCTGGCGTCACACATCCCGGCAGACCCATTGCCAACCTCTACTTTGGATCCTGGTCGCACACCGTCATCTCCCAGTCGCTCAACCTAGCCTCGGATCTCAAAATGGGCGAATACCTCAAGATTCCTCCACGGGTCATGTTCCTTACCCAAGTCTGGGGAACAGTCTTTGGCGCCTTTATCAACTATGTCGTCATGGTGTCAATCGTCAATCAGCACCACGACCTCTTGGTCAACTCTGACGGCAACTCGGCGTGGTCGGGCTACTACTTCCAGGCCATGAACAATCAAGCAGCGACGTGGGCGCTGGCCAAATACTTGTACTCTGCCGGCAAGCCCTACTTCCTCGTTCCCGTAGGCCTGGCGATCGGCTTTGGCATCTGCCTTCTGCACCGCATCATTGTCAGGTTCAAGCCGACGGTCTTTGGATTCGACCTCCGCGAGATCAACACGCCTCAAGTCCTAGCATACTCTGGCGTCTTGGGCTACGGCGCCACGCAAACCTGTGTCATTTGGACCATGCTCACCGTCGGATTCCTCTTTCAATTCTACTTCCGCAACTACCACCCTCGCTTCTTCAAAGACTATTCGTACTTGGTTGTCGCTGGTTTCGATGGCGGGTCGCTGTTCATCCTGTTCATCCTCTCATTCGCCGTCTTTGGTGCAGGTGGTCCTCAAAAGCCCTTCCCCAACTGGTGGGGAAACCCCGCGACCGGCTATCCCGACCACTGCCCCGTGGGTAATTAG
- the azaE_2 gene encoding Ketoreductase azaE has product MPVPPKSSLVLVTGANGYIASWVTLYLLQQGYSVRGTTRNDAKGQWMKEMYKDRGLDNFDYVVVADLENDNAFDEAVKGVDAIIHTASPFHWNITKPDDLIKPAVAGTVSALKAASKEPKVQRVVITSSYASILENRDPPGSATFNEDDWNEQSIREVDEKGLDALRTHWYRASKTLAERAAWDYVKKETPSFDVVTICPPYVLGPIIHEAASPETLNTSVGDWYKYLTGEKTTADATAPAGVLCDVRDVADVHVKALLQPEAAGKRFGIATRTFTHQILLDHVNADPKLAQAFPHAVRGVPGQAVPPINIYDTSRSHKALGIEPRDEGKTAVDMTESLRERKVKWDAAAGQ; this is encoded by the exons ATGCCTGTCCCACCAAAGTCGTCTCTAG TCCTTGTAACTGGCGCGAACGGCTACATTGCCAGTTGGGTCACCCTGTACCTGTTGCAGCAAGGGTACTCGGTCCGCGGCACGACTCGCAATGACGCCAAGGGCCAGTGGATGAAGGAAATGTACAAGGACAGGGGACTGGACAACTTTGACTACGTCGTAGTGGCCGATCTGGAGAAT GACAATGCTttcgacgaggccgtcaaaGGTGTCGA TGCCATCATCCACACGGCTTCACCGTTCCATTGGAATATCACCAAGCCCGACGATCTTATCAAGCCAGCGGTTGCAGGCACTGTCTCCGCTCTCAAGGCGGCTTCAAAGGAACCAAAAGTCCAGCGTGTGGTCATCACCAGTTCTTATGCTTC CATTCTCGAAAACCGCGACCCCCCAGGGAGTGCCACCTTCAACGAGGACGACTGGAACGAGCAGTCGATCCGAGAAGTCGACGAGAAAGGACTGGATGCGCTTCGGACCCACTGGTACCGGGCCAGCAAgaccctcgccgagcgcgccgcctggGACTACGTCAAGAAGGAAACGCCATC GTTCGACGTCGTGACAATCTGCCCGCCATACGTTCTCGGTCCCATCATCCACGAAGCTGCGTCTCCCGAGACGCTCAACACCT CTGTGGGAGACTGGTACAAGTACCTGACCGGTGAAAAGACGACCGCGGATGCTACAGCACCAGCTGGAGTGTTGTGTGATGTGCGGGATGTCGCCGACGTCCATGTCAAGGCACTACTAcagcccgaggcggcgggcaagcGGTTCGGCATTGCGACTA gGACCTTTACTCATCAGATTCTTCTCGACCACGTCAATGCGGACCCCAAGCTCGCCCAAGCGTTTCCCCATGCGGTCCGAGGCGTCCCTGGACAAGCTGTCCCACCCATTAACATATATGACACCTCGCGATCTCACAAGGCATTGGGCATCGAACCCCGTGACGAGGGTAAGACCGCGGTTGACATGACAGAGAGTCTGCGAGAGCGCAAGGTCAAGtgggacgccgccgctggacAGTAG
- the lepB_3 gene encoding putative transcription factor lepB, with protein sequence MMAMLESFGLSHKTTQNRLRYGVPSSPPVDQALVELMGRMIDMLPDDTLTTSLVDIYFSRMDCLTHVLHQEAYMNELGRMMSTTPPGRPAAVRPGWLAIHLSILCLAFHMLEAGEADRFGVSQDELQLRAHAYYNASHDLLFGADFLTNHSLEYLQCIILQGVYLFNTEDGPDRHYAIVGSALKIAYNLGLNRLGPETVPNLQWPRVWQDPIQRDLGRRVWWSLIWYDWQLSTVYCSTYSASPAFNFAALPGNHDELPITDSVGALPVAALPIQEYTSASCFIFRRHYDTIQRENVDHRREHEFDETEYVRRASRRLDALRSVLPPHFQSLSGAQDAAARLDRPVVVYEYFILRSIHLARVLRVHKHHLLLSYSDRTLFESGQKGAAAAKETLLDFHSAWTECPPLLNYCKCRGLTETDVQGLFLYNGYFAAAIMFFHLCYGLADHQQQACRNLLQQTVYIFRQITISTTARNAVHIIEGLLAAEKDMRGSSPSQTEAIHDATDRTRSNPMARRALERILGIGRHAEASDNPATVENVVASDPIIDVDFASLLSGGGWASGDIDPSIFPPGGSDLDALLGLFGLDPADPAPYHASPFP encoded by the exons ATGATGGCAATGCTGGAATCATTTGGGCTGAGTCACAAGACGACCCAGAACCGCCTACGGTACGGTGTACCTTCGTCCCCTCCCGTGGATCAAGCTCTTGTCGAGTTGATGGGTCGCATGATTGACATGCTGCCCGACGACACACTCACAACGTCGCTTGTCGACATCTAC TTTTCTCGCATGGACTGCCTGACGCATGTGCTTCATCAGGAGGCCTACATGAACGAG ctcggccgcatGATGTCGACGACCCCGCCTGGTCGACCGGCCGCCGTGCGACCGGGATGGCTCGCCATCCACCTATCGATTTTGTGCCTGGCCTTTCATATGCTAGAGGCCGGTGAAGCCGATCGTTTCGGAGTCTCACAGGATGAGTTGCAGCTTCGCGCACACGCCTACTACAATGCTAGCCAC GACCTGCTTTTCGGAGCTGATTTCCTTACAAA TCACTCTCTCGAGTATCTTCAGTGCATCATCTTGCAAGGTGTCTACTTGT TCAACACCGAGGATGGCCCGGACCGACACTACGCTATCGTCGGCTCGGCACTGAAGATTGCGTACAACTTGGGATTGAACAGGCTCGGTCCAGAAACGGTCCCAAACTTACAGTGGCCGCGAGTCTGGCAGGACCCAATCCAGCGTgacctcggccgtcgcgtaTGGTGGTCGCTGATTTGGTACGACTGGCAATTGTCTACGGTATACTGTTCGACAT ACTCGGCCTCTCCGGCGTTCAACTTTGCGGCGTTGCCAGGAAACCACGACGAGTTGCCCATCACTGATAGTGTCGGAGCCTTGCCCGTGGCTGCTCTGCCCATCCAGGAGTACACG TCAGCCTCCTGCTTCATCTTCCGACGACACTACGACACTATCC AACGCGAAAACGTGGATCACCGCCGAGAGCACGAGTTTGACGAGACCGAGTACGTTCGCCGGGCATCCCGTCGGTTGGATGCGCTTCGTTCTGTTCTCCCTCCGCACTTTCAAAGTCTGTCAGGTGCCCAggacgccgctgctcgaTTGGACAGGCCGGTTGTCGTTTACGAGTACTTCATCTTACGGTCCATTCATTTAGCGCGAGTTCTCAGAGTCCACAAGCACCACCTGTTACTGAGCTACTCGGACCGGACATTGTTCGAGTCTGGCCAGAAaggtgccgccgcggccaaaGAGACACTGCTCGACTTCCATTCCGCCTGGACGGAATGCCCTCCGCTTCTCAACTATTGCAAGTGCCGTGGGTTGACAGAGACTGACGTCCAAGGGCTATTCCTATACAATGGTTActttgccgccgccatcatgT TCTTTCATCTTTGTTACGGGCTTGCCGACCACCAGCAACAAGCCTGTCGCAATCTGCTACAACAGACAGTATACATCTTTCG ACAAATCACTATCAGCACGACCGCCCGAAATGCGGTCCACATCATTGAAGGGTTGTTGGCGGCGGAGAAGGATATGAGGGgatcctcgccgtcccagACCGAGGCGATACATGACGCGACTGATCGAACACGGTCAAATCCAATGGCACGGCGCGCGTTGGAGCGCATCTTG GGCATCGGTCGGCACGCAGAGGCATCTGACAACCCCGCGACAGTCGAGAACGTTGTCGCGTCAGACCCGAtcatcgacgtcgacttTGCCTCGTTGCTGTCGGGTGGAGGCTGGGCGAGTGGGGACATTGATCCCTCAATCTTCCCACCAGGAGGATCCGATCTAGACGCACTCTTGGGGCTGTTTGGATTAGACCCAGCGGACCCTGCGCCATACCACGCATCTCCGTTTCCATAG
- the SPCC757.13_3 gene encoding putative transporter, producing the protein MWKFFLGTRTRSSLTMSTKQHDHLDHDHKDAGTLVQHSAAEAMDAKGGQDLVEEEFTEAEYKRLRLKFDLILMPMLMICKVDVTAAANRAVYGLQFSDKTALTWGLIFNLREDTHMSLQQYSLLSVWFYMAYGVFQLPMMSLLQRVPLGRGLAACIIIWGGMVMAHAACKSYAELTVVRILLGWFECVVTPGFAIFTSSWYLRREQTHRQMMYYSMNSFFSVVFGVGVYFIAKNAEERGGMSGWRVINLFLGGTTVGMGIVFLVFGGTPQEVWWLSAREKRMAQARIVSNATGTGAQATWNWDQVKECFKDPQFYFGILYGFMAQIPNGAITTFSSLVIKSFGFDSLQTVLYNIPGYATAFAFIITSATLVLYVPKLRFPLALFFQLVTFIALLFIAVAPNAGKWARWGVWTAFSHVFPLGTFLVAWPMMSLNIAGRTKKTFFSSCCLVSYCVGNMVGTQIMRPSDSPRYVKGLTITSIFLLVNSTNLVVWWMYLRRENKKRDAECEASGISAEEREQLNQQAGVDDITDRKNRNFRYFH; encoded by the exons ATGTGGAAGTTCTTCCTCGGCACAAGGACAAGGTCTTCCCTCACAATGAGCACAAAGCAacacgaccacctcgaccacgaTCACAAGGATGCCGGCACCCTTGTTCAGCACTCTGCGGCTGAGGCGATGGATGCCAAAGGCGGCCaagacctcgtcgaggaggagttTAC TGAAGCGGAATACAAGCGCCTTCGCCTCAAGTTTGATCTCATACTCATGCCCATGCTCATGATCTGTAAGGTAGATGTAACGGCCGCGGCTAATAGAGCAGTGTATGGCCTTCAGTTCAGTGACAAGACTGCCTTGACCTGGGGTCTCATCTTCAATCTTCGCGAGGATACGCACATGTCCTTGCAGCAGTACTCGCTGCTCAGTGTCTGGTTCT ATATGGCCTATGGCGTCTTTCAGCTGCCCATGATGAGCTTGCTCCAGCGCGTCCCTCTTGGGCGTGGCCTGGCGGCCTGCATCATCATCTGGGGAGGCATGGTCATGGCCCATGCGGCATGCAAGAGCTATGCCGAGCTCACTGTTGTTCGCATCCTCCTCGGTTGGTTCGAATGTGTCGTCACCCCCGGCTTTGCAATCTTCACCTCGTCGTGGTACCTCCGTCGGGAGCAGACCCACCGACAGATGATGTACTACTCGATGA ACAGCTTCTTCTCAGTCGTCTTTGGCGTTGGTGTCTACTTCATCGCCAAGAACGCCGAAGAGCGGGGTGGCATGTCCGGATGGCGTGTCATCAACCTGTTCCTCGGCGGGACCACGGTTGGCATGGGCATCGTGTTCCTCGTCTTTGGCGGAACCCCGCAGGAAGTCTGGTGGCTGAGTGCCCGTGAGAAGCGCATGGCGCAA GCTCGTATTGTGTCCAATGCCACTGGCACCGGCGCCCAGGCGACCTGGAACTGGGACCAGGTCAAGGAGTGCTTCAAGGACCCCCAGTTCTACTTTGGCATCCTGTACGGCTTTATGGCTCAGATCCCTAACGGCGCGATTACAACCTTCTCCAGTCTCG TCATCAAGTCCTTCGGCTTTGATTCTCTCCAGACAGTTCTGTACAACATCCCGGGGTACGCTACAGCCTTTGCCTTCATCATCACCAGCGCTACACTTGTCCTCTACGTACCCAAGCTTCGCTTCCCGCTTGCCCTATTCTTCCAGCTGGTCACGTTTATCGCCCTCCTCTTCATCGCCGTGGCACCCAACGCCGGCAAGTGGGCTCGCTGGGGTGTGTGGACCGCCTTTAGCCACGTCTTCCCCCTCggcaccttcctcgtcgcctggCCCATGATGTCGCTCAACATTGCTGGTCGCACCAAGAAGACTTTCTTTAGCTCCTGTTGCCTGGTCTCTTACTGCGTCGGTAACATGGTCGGAACGCAGATCATGAGGC CGTCCGACTCTCCTCGCTACGTCAAGGGTCTCACCATCACCTCGATTTTCCTCCTTGTCAACAGCACCAACCTCGTTGTTTGGTGGATGTACCTCCGTCGGGAGAACAAGAAACGCGATGCCGAGTGCGAAGCCTCTGGCATCTCGGCCGAGGAACGCGAGCAACTTAACCAGCAAGCCGGTGTCGATGATATCACGGACCGTAAGAACCGAAACTTCCGCTACTTCCACTAG
- the oxdC gene encoding Oxalate decarboxylase OxdC encodes MTLTTAAINTQTAPKSSAPGTSPDVRETIRNIIAKSASKLVDVSLFLHSNPEIAYEEFKAHALLTDFLESEGFVVERQYKGYETAWKATFTNGPGPVFGLNSEYDALPKIGHACGHNLICILGIGALLAMREAMIKHDIKGTVVLLGTPAEEGKDGKGNLLERGAYDGLEACMMAHPAGGDNNGVAGVIAPNLAVRRLNIDFHGKSAHAALAPWQGINALDAAVQAYTAINAIRQHIQSHERIHGVILNGGESPNVIPKLTSMWYYCRSGDPKQVDALATRVVAACRAAGAATGCGVDITMPAVCADLNHSPALSSEFAAVMKEEFGDNYIVNLDKSKPRTASTDFGTITYVMPGCHPHYNITDAGFKVHTADFAKLTGTPEAHDITLNVAAGVAATGIRFLTDRSFAAEAKAQWERDMSEFGAVDRRPGASVELQRSILDELKAATLEDKVPEPRRGKYGNDILGPVNNDRARQEPDHIRPPKTDGGKLGNMKWSFTDSHMRLEEGGWARETTVREMPLSKELAGVNMRLGPGVYRELHWHSEAEWAYIIEGECRITVLDTDGGCFIDDLKKGDLWYFPTGFPHGIQGLGERGVEFLLIFDDGNFSEDSTFLLTDYLARTPKDILAKNFRVSEEVFSTLSQREKYIFQGTMPGSLSEARKAVIPSKLRFTHRMLEQKPAKFPGGEVRITDTRNFPISKTTAAAHVIVYEGGLREMHWHPNADEWTFFLRGHARITVFASNGVARTFNYMAGDVAVIPKNNAHYVENIGTGQVEFLEMFRAPLFEDFSTDQWLAQTPALEVAEHLNLSGDHREEFLRQLNKTKVPVKARRQSF; translated from the exons ATGACCCTCACGACGGCAGCGATCAATACTCAGACGGCCCCAAAGTCGTCCGCCCCGGGGACAAGCCCCGATGTTCGCGAGACGATCCGCAATATCATTGCAAAGTCGGCGTCAAAGCTCGTGGACGTCTCCCTATTCCTGCACAGCAACCCAGAGATCGCATACGAGGAGTTCAAGGCGCATGCGCTCCTCACAGACTTTCTCGAGTCGGAAggcttcgtcgtcgagcggcaaTACAAGGGCTACGAGACGGCATGGAAGGCGACATTCACCAACGGGCCTGGGCCAGTCTTTGGCCTCAACAGCGAATATGATGCGCTCCCCAAGATTGGCCATGCGTGTGGTCACAACTTGATCTGCATCCTGGGGATTGGGGCATTGCTGGCCATGAGGGAGGCGATGATCAAACACGACATCAAAGGTACCGTGGTGCTCCTTGGGACTCCGGCAGAAGAGGGAaaggacggcaagggcaaCCTGCTGGAGCGCGGAGCAT atgatggcctcgaggcgtGCATGATGGCGCATCCTGCTGGCGGTGACAACAATGGCGTTGCTGGTGTCATTGCCCCCAACCTCGCCGTTCGCAGACTCAATATCGACTTTCATGGCAAGTCTGCCCATGCCGCTCTTGCCCCCTGGCAGGGAATCAATgccctcgacgcggcagTCCAGGCATATACAGCCATCAACGCCATCCGCCAGCACATTCAGTCACACGAGCGCATCCACGGCGTCATTCTGAACGGGGGCGAGTCGCCGAACG TGATCCCCAAGCTCACTTCCATGTGGTACTACTGCCGCAGCGGTGACCCCAAGCAAGTGGATGCGCTCGCCACTAGGGTGGTAGCCGCCTGCCGAGCTGCAGGTGCTGCCACTGGGTGTGGGGTTGACATCACGATGCCCGCCGTCTGTGCCGACCTCAACCACTCGCCTGCCCTGTCTTCCGAGTTTGCGGCAGTCATGAAGGAAGAGTTCGGCGACAATTACATTGTCAACCTGGACAAGTCTAAGCCTCGTACGGCCAGTACCGACTTTGGAACT ATCACATACGTCATGCCTGGCTGTCACCCTCACTACAACATCACCGACGCCGGGTTCAAGGTCCACACGGCCGACTTTGCCAAGCTGACCGGGACACCTGAGGCACATGACATTACACTCAATGTTGCCGCCGGTGTCGCAGCCACAGGCATTCGCTTCCTTACGGATCGATCGTTTGCCGCGGAAGCCAAGGCGCAGTGGGAGAGGGACATGTCCGAGTTTGGAGCCGTCGACAGGCGCCCTGGCGCAAG CGTTGAGCTTCAGCGGTCCATTctggacgagctcaaggcggcgACATTGGAAGACAAGGT CCCCGAGCCCCGTCGAGGCAAGTATGGCAATGACATTCTCGGCCCAGTCAACAACGACCGCGCGAGGCAGGAGCCAGACCACATCCGCCCGCCCAAGACGGATGGTGGCAAGCTGGGCAACATGAAGTGGTCGTTTACCGACTCACACATGCggctcgaggagggtgggtgggctcGCGAGACCACAGTACGCGAGATGCCGCTGTCCAAGGAGCTCGCAGGCGTCAACATGCGCCTCGGCCCAGGTGTCTACCGCGAGCTCCACTGGCACAGTGAGGCCGAGTGGGCTTACATCATTGAG GGCGAGTGCCGCATTACGGTCCTCGACACCGACGGCGGCTGCTTCATCGACGACCTGAAGAAGGGCGACCTGTGGTACTTTCCCACTGGGTTCCCGCACGGCATCCAAG GCCTTGGAGAACGCGGTGTCGAGTTCCTCCTCATCTTTGACGACGGCAACTTCTCCGAGGACTCGACGTTCCTGCTCACCGACTAcctcgcacgcacgcccaAGGACATCCTGGCCAAGAACTTCCGGGTATCAGAAGAGGTCTTCTCGACACTGTCCCAGAGAGAGAAGTACATATTCCAGGGCACGATGCCGGGCAGCCTGTCGGAAGCGCGCAAGGCCGTCATCCCCTCCAAGCTTCGGTTTACACACCGCATGCTCGAGCAAAAGCCGGCCAAGTTccccggcggcgaggtgcgcaTCACCGACACGCGCAACTTTCCCATTTCCAAGACTACCGCCGCGGCACACGTGATTGTGTACGAAGGTGGCCTGCGCGAGATGCACTGGCACCCCAACGCTGACGAGTGGACATTCTTCCTCCGTGGCCATGCGCGCATCACAGTCTTTGCGTCCAACGGCGTCGCCCGCACCTTCAACTACATGGCTGGGGACGTTGCAGTCATCCCCAAGAACAATGCCCACTACGTTGAGAACATTGGCACGGGCCAAGTCGAGTTTCTCGAAATGTTCCGCGCGCCGTTGTTTGAAGACTTTTCGACCGACCAGTGGTTGGCACAGACGCCTGCGCTCGAagtcgccgagcacctcAACCTGAGCGGGGACCACCGCGAAGAGTTCCTCAGGCAACTCAACAAGACCAAGGTGCCGGTAAAGGCTCGAAGGCAGTCCTTCTGA